From Streptomyces asiaticus, one genomic window encodes:
- a CDS encoding peptide deformylase, with amino-acid sequence MPTTTLSELVDELLSGTRPLPILSAGIPVLRQPALPYEGQLAADQLDRLLTAMREAMHSAPGVGLAAPQIGVPLRLAVIEDPAEVTAEVREARGRVPQPYRVLVNPRYEPVGDGRSAFFEGCLSVPGWQAVVGRPDRIRLRGQDETGRELDEEFTGWPARIVQHETDHLDGVLYLDLAETRSLSSAEAVSDYWSQPTPATAAHALGFPLPSATDATGAADDSGGTGATAP; translated from the coding sequence ATGCCGACCACCACCCTCTCCGAGCTCGTCGACGAACTGCTCTCCGGGACCCGCCCGCTGCCGATCCTCTCCGCGGGCATCCCCGTGCTGCGGCAACCGGCCCTGCCGTACGAGGGCCAGCTGGCCGCGGACCAGCTGGACCGGCTGCTGACGGCGATGCGGGAGGCCATGCACTCCGCGCCCGGAGTGGGGCTCGCGGCCCCGCAGATCGGTGTGCCGCTGCGGCTGGCGGTGATCGAGGACCCGGCGGAGGTGACGGCCGAGGTGCGCGAGGCGCGCGGCCGGGTGCCGCAGCCGTACCGGGTGCTGGTCAACCCCCGCTACGAACCGGTCGGCGACGGCCGGTCGGCGTTCTTCGAGGGGTGCCTGAGCGTCCCCGGCTGGCAGGCCGTGGTCGGCCGCCCGGATCGGATCCGACTGCGCGGGCAGGACGAGACGGGGCGGGAGCTGGACGAGGAGTTCACCGGCTGGCCCGCGCGGATCGTCCAGCACGAGACCGACCACCTCGACGGCGTCCTCTATCTGGATCTGGCCGAAACCCGCTCCCTGTCCTCGGCCGAGGCGGTAAGCGACTACTGGTCCCAGCCCACCCCCGCCACCGCGGCCCATGCGCTGGGATTCCCGCTCCCGAGCGCCACCGATGCCACCGGTGCCGCCGATGACAGCGGCGGCACCGGCGCTACCGCTCCGTAA